The Mangifera indica cultivar Alphonso chromosome 19, CATAS_Mindica_2.1, whole genome shotgun sequence nucleotide sequence ACTCTGCTTTacttctcaaaattttcatttttctaggtgagtttatttttaaatttttctgattttttcgtatatttttcacattttttaacagtaaatattcaaaatttcgtaattgtttgtaaaaaaatttgaaatattatggTGTATTTTCagtaaattagggtttttatctGTGCGGTTTACTAGATTCTCTCTAGATTTCAGTCCGCTATTTCGGGTCAAGATAGCTTTTTCTGGGTTAGGGAATACTATAAATAACGTTACTCTAGTTCAAATTCTGGCCTTATTTTTCAAAGAtctctgaattttgaaaaaaaaaatttgaaactggTCCACACAGTCTAGTCTAAAATGAAGTGGGTTAGCTTGATCTTGAATATTGGATTCCTGTCTAATGgtcttgtttatttttcttgtacaaggaagagaaaggaaaaatgtCAGGATCTCAGTCAGGAGGCAATGTGATGACGAGTCGGGAACCGTTCAACTCGGGTCTTCAGAAGAGTGTGGCACAGTCACAGCCGGTGATGCAGAACATGCGTTTATCGTTTAGTTCTGACAGGACAGCTGTGTACAAACCAGTGAATCCGCCGTCACCTACCTACCCGGCGGATGTCGGTGGGGTGACGTCATCTCCAGTGCAAGGAATGAATATGAACATGGGAGGAGGGAATGAGtccatgaagaagaagagagggaGGCCTAGAAAGTATGGGTCAGATGGCGCAATGGCATCCGCCTTCGTGCCCTCACCCACATCTGCCTCCACTAATCAATCAGGTGGCGGAGGCTTCTCTTCTCCGCCAGGAGGATCAGCTTCACCGAATTCTTTGAAGAAAGCTAAAGGCAGACCGGCTGGTTCTCGCAAGAAAGATCAGTTTGAGACTcttggtatatatattttaaattaatgaagttGTGTTTCTGTCACGTGATGGGATTGGGATATTTCAGATGATGTTTGTTTGCTTCGTTGAGTTTGACtggttttcaattttatttataacttatgGTATTAAGGGTTGTTATTAGTTAGGGTTTCTGTAATTGCTGATATAATAAATTGTTCTTATGTTTTAAGAGTATTATGTGGAAAGGAAAAGGAATGCTATTGTTTCTGATTGATCTGACCTTAGATTCTTCTGTTTGTGGAAAGTACATATATGCCCTTGATTATTGTTGCTTTCGTAGAGTTCTCTTCACTCTTCATTTATCcgtattgtttttctttttcatgcatGCTTTTCACATTGATgctcttaaattttatatttaaattatttttttaaatgttgtagaaagaaaagaaaaattattttgatacttAAGTCTCAGTGGGTTCCTTCTAATtctctgaatttttatttgacaagaaaaaaatcttcttggaaaattttgtttgatggtaAAAATTTTACCTTGCAACATCCTATAAGAAAATTTAGTAAGAAAAGTTACTAAACATAAAAGGGTGTTTTATTTAGTTTACTATGATTATCTTACTAGGTTTTCTTTTTCAGGATCAGCCGGGCCTGGATTTACGCCTCATATTATCACTGTGAAAGCTGGAGAGGTTTCCGTGTGCTattcatatttgttttctttctcatttatGCATTTCTTTATTCTTGTTGGAATTTTGCTTATATTAAACGCTACTTTAGTCTTTGCTCCAAAGGATTGttcttatcaattaaaatactATGCACTTAGTTGCAGGTGTTAATTTCTTCaacatttacatatatatatgtatttatttattcaaaataatctcTCATGCGATGTTGTTATTGCCGACATTGATGTGACATGCTTTTTTCAAGTTTTGCCTAGTATGTTTGTCTCAGGTGTTATATGCTTTAGGTAGATCTTTAGGtttcccatatttttttttaccgtCAGTGTCATTTTATCCTTTATTATATGACTAAATTGTATGCAAACAAGTTAAATGTGATTAGTTCATCGATTTCTTGATTGTGTAGTTGTATAAATGTTGTCAACCTAGTGTCATTACGTGTCAGGAGTTGTAAGTGAGTTAAGTCTTTTTTATCCATTCCAATAGaccaaacacaataaaaaagaaacaggAAATTTTGCAAATCTGATCTTATTTTTCACAATGCAGTTCCAATTTGGAACTTCTATATGTTTTCTTCCTGCTTCTGTGATATGGTTTACAAACTCATACATAAATGGTTCAGCTTGATAAATTTCATGGTTCAAAAGTCAATCATTTCCTTAGTTGAGTGTGATAAATTACATTTCATTTGTGTAAATTAGAGGTACGGTTTCAAAATCATTTGATAATGTGGAAGTATTTGACAAAGTTTCCAAATTTATTTCTCCTTTTATACATCAATATTTGGGAGGGGGGGTGTGGGGAGGAGGGGAGGAAGAGAGGGAGAGTGCTTTGTGAGCCCTGATCCGAGtagtaattaattttctttttgatttctTGTCTTATCAAGGGGATgttcttcaattttttgtttgctGAAAGTCCTGTAACTGTTTCGTgatcaaattaaaagaagaatcTTAAACTGGCTGGGAGGGAAAAAAAAGCTGTATGCAGTGAAACTAAATCTTATTAAagctttattttaaattactaaatCTTACTACTTATCGTAACCTTGATTTACGGCAAAGTTCTTAGGTAgttgttacattatttttattaagcaTGTCCTTGTTCCGAATAAGTGctcctttgaatataattttgtattaggtGGAAAGGTTTTACAGAAATTTGTCAGCGTAAATTTATGTTGCATCTTATTGTTGCTGTCAAAGAATCTGACTTCTAGGTATTACCTCCATATCCGTTGTGTGTTCAAATCTGATTTGCATGCTGGCAGCATATTCTATTTTGGCTTATTGTGTTATGTGTCCTTGGTGACTAGTCTTGATTGCTGGTGAAGAAAAGTGCAAAATGAACATCCTATAAAAttctagtaaattttattttagctCAACTTGGTTAAAAATGTACATCCTATAATAGGTTCACCCAAATATATTTTGTGGAAGAACTTTagagttaattttatttgtttatcacATAGGTTCTATAACACCCTTGGTGCCTTAGAGGAGTACATTTGTGGCTTGAAACTACAAAGACAACCATGTAGTATTTGGTTTTGACCATTTGCCATACGACTACAGTAGTGTGAGCTCATCAAggttaaaatatattcaatgtGATAATCCGTGATGAGTGTCCTGTTATAGATTGGTGCAAATTTGGAGTGAATAATTTGTGATATCTTGGTTTGTTGACATTTGAGGATGCAATTGACTACTTGGTGCATATTATTTCTAATATTGATGACATGATATTATGATTCTTGATttggaaatttatattttaagttaaaccccctttatttttggatttttacgCGTGTACATGTTCAAGGTCACGAGGAGACATGCATGTGCAAAAATATTAACTacgttttattttatttaagggaaaaatttAATGCCATATGTATCTGGATATTCAGGACGTGTCATCGATGATAATGTCATTTTCTCAA carries:
- the LOC123202746 gene encoding AT-hook motif nuclear-localized protein 10-like, which encodes MSGSQSGGNVMTSREPFNSGLQKSVAQSQPVMQNMRLSFSSDRTAVYKPVNPPSPTYPADVGGVTSSPVQGMNMNMGGGNESMKKKRGRPRKYGSDGAMASAFVPSPTSASTNQSGGGGFSSPPGGSASPNSLKKAKGRPAGSRKKDQFETLGSAGPGFTPHIITVKAGEDVSSMIMSFSQHGPRDICILSANGAISNVTLRQPATSGRTATYEGRFEILSLSGSFLLSGNGGQQSRTGGLSVALSDPDGRVLGGGVAGLLTAASPVQVVVASFIAEGRKESKPSDHMEPLSAPSNIIAGGGSAGASSPPSRGTLSESSGGPGSPLNQSTGACNNNHPQGLATSMPWK